A section of the Mangifera indica cultivar Alphonso chromosome 12, CATAS_Mindica_2.1, whole genome shotgun sequence genome encodes:
- the LOC123192254 gene encoding probable inactive dual specificity protein phosphatase-like At4g18593, with protein sequence MLQLPKVQTTKLVVLKSERSLKVGRFFKMSGEHLQTAAAGNSDLAETVAKPQVIYRCKKCRRIIASEENIVPHERGKGEQCFKWKKRSNEPGKREKEAAECSSIFVESMKWMQSLQEGSVEDKLQCMGCKARLGSFNWAGMQCSCGAWVTPAFQLHKSRLDKCDIGLL encoded by the exons ATGTTGCAGCTGCCTAAGGTCCAGACCACAAAACTAGTCGTGCTGAAATCTGAAAGATCTCTGAAAG TTggtagattttttaaaatgtctGGTGAGCATTTGCAAACGGCAGCAGCTGGTAACTCTGATTTAGCAGAAACCGTCGCGAAACCTCAGGTCATATACCGCTGCAAAAAATGCCGGAGAATTATTGCCTCTGAGGAGAACATAGTTCCCCATGAGCGAGGAAAGGGAGAGCAATGTTTCAAATGGAAGAAGAGAAGCAATGAACCtgggaaaagagaaaaggaagcAGCTGAATGCTCCTCCATATTTGTGGAGTCTATGAAGTGGATGCAATCAT TACAAGAAGGTTCTGTGGAAGACAAACTTCAGTGCATGGGATGTAAAGCCCGCTTGGGTTCCTTCAACTGGGCAGGAATGCAGTGCAGTTGTGGAGCCTGGGTGACTCCTGCATTTCAGTTGCACAAAAGCCGATTAGACAAGTGTGATATAGGACTACTCTAG
- the LOC123192101 gene encoding uncharacterized protein LOC123192101, whose translation MAEKEGGIVKKGHEEGIRMAASLLEEFGLPAGLLPLADVMEVGYVKNTGYMWILQKKKVEHNFKMVSKLVSYDTEINGFISKKKIKKLKGVKAKELMLWPPVNEITVDDPPTGKIHFKSLAGITKTFPVEAFAAGQ comes from the coding sequence ATGGCAGAGAAGGAAGGAGGAATTGTGAAGAAGGGTCATGAAGAAGGAATTCGGATGGCTGCTTCTCTTCTTGAAGAGTTTGGCCTTCCTGCAGGACTTCTCCCTCTTGCAGATGTGATGGAAGTTGGTTACGTTAAGAATACAGGCTACATGTGGATTTTGCAGAAGAAGAAGGTTGAACACAACTTCAAAATGGTCAGCAAGCTTGTGAGCTATGACACTGAAATCAATGGTTTTATCAGCAAGAAAAAGATCAAGAAGCTCAAGGGAGTGAAGGCTAAGGAACTTATGCTGTGGCCGCCTGTCAATGAGATCACTGTTGACGACCCGCCCACTGGAAAAATTCACTTCAAGAGTCTTGCCGGCATCACCAAGACTTTCCCAGTTGAGGCATTTGCTGCTGGACAGTGA
- the LOC123192569 gene encoding uncharacterized protein LOC123192569 isoform X1: protein MAKASLIPAYSACSTRLGNTGRNGASDHGPLASSTFVSCSCFSSSSNFNFSSGINNWKHQGFKAQAMSTTTQENFASSRGIVNGRNDPDHLLVLVHGILASPSDWTYVEAELKRRLGRNFLIYASSSNTYTKTFTGVDGAGKRLADEVMQVVKKTDSLKKISFLAHSLGGLFARYAVAVLYSPTPSGSGEPVDLADSKMANSQTLFFPRRGTIAGLEPVNFITLATPHLGVRGRKQLPFLFGVPILEKLAAPLAPIFVGRTGRQLFLTDGKPNKPPLLLRMASDCEDINFLSALGAFRVRILYANVSYDHMVGWRTSSIRRETELVKPPRRSLDGYKHVVDVEYCPPVPSDGPHFTEEAVKAKEAAQKEPSMQHTVEYHEIVEEEMIRGLQQLGWKKVDVSFHSAFWPFFAHNNIHVKNEWLHNAGTGVVAHVADSIKQQESSSFIAASL from the exons atggCTAAGGCTTCTTTGATTCCCGCTTATTCTGCTTGTTCTACGAGACTTGGTAATACTGGCAGAAATGGAGCCTCCGACCATGGACCTTTAGCTTCTTCGACGTTCGTTTCCTGTTcctgtttttcttcttcctccaatttcaatttctcttctG GGATCAATAACTGGAAACATCAAGGCTTTAAAGCCCAAGCTATGAGTACTACCACTCAGGaaaattttgcatcatccaGGGGAATTGTGAATGGAAGAAATGATCCTGACCatcttcttgttcttgttcACGGCATCTTGGCTAG CCCAAGTGATTGGACATATGTGGAAGCTGAGTTAAAAAGGCGTCTTGGAagaaactttttaatatatg CAAGTTCATCTAACACTTACACCAAAACCTTCACTGGGGTTGATGGAGCTGGAAAGCGATTAGCAGATGAA GTTATGCAAGTTGTGAAAAAGACAGACAGCCTTAAAAAGATCTCCTTTTTAGCCCATTCTCTTGGAGGATTGTTTGCAAGATATGCGGTTGCTGTCCTTTACTCACCAACTCCCTCAGGAAGTGGTGAACCTGTTGATTTGGCTGATTCTAAGATGGCAAACTCTCAAACATTGTTCTTTCCTAGACGAGGTACAATTGCAGGACTTGAGCCAGTCAACTTCATTACCTTGGCAACTCCACATCTTGGGGTGAGAGGGAGAAAGCAG CTTCCATTTCTCTTTGGAGTTCCCATTTTGGAGAAACTTGCTGCTCCTCTAGCTCCAATTTTTGTTGGCCGGACTGGTCGTCAACTGTTTCTGACAGATGGTAAACCCAACAAACCACCCCTGCTTTTGAGAATGGCATCTGATTGTgaagatataaatttttt ATCTGCCCTTGGTGCTTTCAGGGTTCGCATTCTTTATGCAAATGTGTCTTATGATC ATATGGTTGGTTGGCGCACATCCTCAATAAGGAGGGAGACCGAACTTGTGAAG CCTCCTCGTCGATCTTTGGATGGTTACAAGCATGTTGTGGATGTGGAATATTGTCCACCAGTTCCCTCTGATGGGCCACATTTTACTGAAGAAGCAGTCAAGGCAAAGGAGGCAGCACAAAAGGAACCCAGTATGCAACATACTGTGGAATATCATGAAATTGTGGAAG AGGAGATGATACGTGGTTTACAACAATTAGGATGGAAAAAGGTCGATGTCAGCTTTCATTCGGCGTTCTGGCCCTTCTTTGCTCATAACAATATACAT GTGAAAAATGAATGGCTTCACAATGCTGGTACCGGAGTGGTTGCCCATGTTGCAGACAGCATAAAACAACAGGAGTCATCCTCCTTCATTGCCGCTAGCTTGTAG
- the LOC123192569 gene encoding uncharacterized protein LOC123192569 isoform X2, giving the protein MAKASLIPAYSACSTRLGNTGRNGASDHGPLASSTFVSCSCFSSSSNFNFSSGINNWKHQGFKAQAMSTTTQENFASSRGIVNGRNDPDHLLVLVHGILASPSDWTYVEAELKRRLGRNFLIYASSSNTYTKTFTGVDGAGKRLADEVMQVVKKTDSLKKISFLAHSLGGLFARYAVAVLYSPTPSGSGEPVDLADSKMANSQTLFFPRRGTIAGLEPVNFITLATPHLGVRGRKQLPFLFGVPILEKLAAPLAPIFVGRTGRQLFLTDGKPNKPPLLLRMASDCEDINFLSALGAFRVRILYANVSYDHMVGWRTSSIRRETELVKDTFHGGSSKSLPWEIMKFEPWINFTGLLVDLWMVTSMLWMWNIVHQFPLMGHILLKKQSRQRRQHKRNPVCNILWNIMKLWKRR; this is encoded by the exons atggCTAAGGCTTCTTTGATTCCCGCTTATTCTGCTTGTTCTACGAGACTTGGTAATACTGGCAGAAATGGAGCCTCCGACCATGGACCTTTAGCTTCTTCGACGTTCGTTTCCTGTTcctgtttttcttcttcctccaatttcaatttctcttctG GGATCAATAACTGGAAACATCAAGGCTTTAAAGCCCAAGCTATGAGTACTACCACTCAGGaaaattttgcatcatccaGGGGAATTGTGAATGGAAGAAATGATCCTGACCatcttcttgttcttgttcACGGCATCTTGGCTAG CCCAAGTGATTGGACATATGTGGAAGCTGAGTTAAAAAGGCGTCTTGGAagaaactttttaatatatg CAAGTTCATCTAACACTTACACCAAAACCTTCACTGGGGTTGATGGAGCTGGAAAGCGATTAGCAGATGAA GTTATGCAAGTTGTGAAAAAGACAGACAGCCTTAAAAAGATCTCCTTTTTAGCCCATTCTCTTGGAGGATTGTTTGCAAGATATGCGGTTGCTGTCCTTTACTCACCAACTCCCTCAGGAAGTGGTGAACCTGTTGATTTGGCTGATTCTAAGATGGCAAACTCTCAAACATTGTTCTTTCCTAGACGAGGTACAATTGCAGGACTTGAGCCAGTCAACTTCATTACCTTGGCAACTCCACATCTTGGGGTGAGAGGGAGAAAGCAG CTTCCATTTCTCTTTGGAGTTCCCATTTTGGAGAAACTTGCTGCTCCTCTAGCTCCAATTTTTGTTGGCCGGACTGGTCGTCAACTGTTTCTGACAGATGGTAAACCCAACAAACCACCCCTGCTTTTGAGAATGGCATCTGATTGTgaagatataaatttttt ATCTGCCCTTGGTGCTTTCAGGGTTCGCATTCTTTATGCAAATGTGTCTTATGATC ATATGGTTGGTTGGCGCACATCCTCAATAAGGAGGGAGACCGAACTTGTGAAG GATACTTTCCATGGTGGGAGCAGCAAGAGTTTGCCATGGGAGATAATGAAGTTTGAGCCATGGATAAATTTTACAGG CCTCCTCGTCGATCTTTGGATGGTTACAAGCATGTTGTGGATGTGGAATATTGTCCACCAGTTCCCTCTGATGGGCCACATTTTACTGAAGAAGCAGTCAAGGCAAAGGAGGCAGCACAAAAGGAACCCAGTATGCAACATACTGTGGAATATCATGAAATTGTGGAAG AGGAGATGA
- the LOC123192569 gene encoding uncharacterized protein LOC123192569 isoform X3 translates to MGAWNGINNWKHQGFKAQAMSTTTQENFASSRGIVNGRNDPDHLLVLVHGILASPSDWTYVEAELKRRLGRNFLIYASSSNTYTKTFTGVDGAGKRLADEVMQVVKKTDSLKKISFLAHSLGGLFARYAVAVLYSPTPSGSGEPVDLADSKMANSQTLFFPRRGTIAGLEPVNFITLATPHLGVRGRKQLPFLFGVPILEKLAAPLAPIFVGRTGRQLFLTDGKPNKPPLLLRMASDCEDINFLSALGAFRVRILYANVSYDHMVGWRTSSIRRETELVKPPRRSLDGYKHVVDVEYCPPVPSDGPHFTEEAVKAKEAAQKEPSMQHTVEYHEIVEEEMIRGLQQLGWKKVDVSFHSAFWPFFAHNNIHVKNEWLHNAGTGVVAHVADSIKQQESSSFIAASL, encoded by the exons ATGGGTGCCTGGAATG GGATCAATAACTGGAAACATCAAGGCTTTAAAGCCCAAGCTATGAGTACTACCACTCAGGaaaattttgcatcatccaGGGGAATTGTGAATGGAAGAAATGATCCTGACCatcttcttgttcttgttcACGGCATCTTGGCTAG CCCAAGTGATTGGACATATGTGGAAGCTGAGTTAAAAAGGCGTCTTGGAagaaactttttaatatatg CAAGTTCATCTAACACTTACACCAAAACCTTCACTGGGGTTGATGGAGCTGGAAAGCGATTAGCAGATGAA GTTATGCAAGTTGTGAAAAAGACAGACAGCCTTAAAAAGATCTCCTTTTTAGCCCATTCTCTTGGAGGATTGTTTGCAAGATATGCGGTTGCTGTCCTTTACTCACCAACTCCCTCAGGAAGTGGTGAACCTGTTGATTTGGCTGATTCTAAGATGGCAAACTCTCAAACATTGTTCTTTCCTAGACGAGGTACAATTGCAGGACTTGAGCCAGTCAACTTCATTACCTTGGCAACTCCACATCTTGGGGTGAGAGGGAGAAAGCAG CTTCCATTTCTCTTTGGAGTTCCCATTTTGGAGAAACTTGCTGCTCCTCTAGCTCCAATTTTTGTTGGCCGGACTGGTCGTCAACTGTTTCTGACAGATGGTAAACCCAACAAACCACCCCTGCTTTTGAGAATGGCATCTGATTGTgaagatataaatttttt ATCTGCCCTTGGTGCTTTCAGGGTTCGCATTCTTTATGCAAATGTGTCTTATGATC ATATGGTTGGTTGGCGCACATCCTCAATAAGGAGGGAGACCGAACTTGTGAAG CCTCCTCGTCGATCTTTGGATGGTTACAAGCATGTTGTGGATGTGGAATATTGTCCACCAGTTCCCTCTGATGGGCCACATTTTACTGAAGAAGCAGTCAAGGCAAAGGAGGCAGCACAAAAGGAACCCAGTATGCAACATACTGTGGAATATCATGAAATTGTGGAAG AGGAGATGATACGTGGTTTACAACAATTAGGATGGAAAAAGGTCGATGTCAGCTTTCATTCGGCGTTCTGGCCCTTCTTTGCTCATAACAATATACAT GTGAAAAATGAATGGCTTCACAATGCTGGTACCGGAGTGGTTGCCCATGTTGCAGACAGCATAAAACAACAGGAGTCATCCTCCTTCATTGCCGCTAGCTTGTAG
- the LOC123192569 gene encoding uncharacterized protein LOC123192569 isoform X5, which yields MSTTTQENFASSRGIVNGRNDPDHLLVLVHGILASPSDWTYVEAELKRRLGRNFLIYASSSNTYTKTFTGVDGAGKRLADEVMQVVKKTDSLKKISFLAHSLGGLFARYAVAVLYSPTPSGSGEPVDLADSKMANSQTLFFPRRGTIAGLEPVNFITLATPHLGVRGRKQLPFLFGVPILEKLAAPLAPIFVGRTGRQLFLTDGKPNKPPLLLRMASDCEDINFLSALGAFRVRILYANVSYDHMVGWRTSSIRRETELVKPPRRSLDGYKHVVDVEYCPPVPSDGPHFTEEAVKAKEAAQKEPSMQHTVEYHEIVEEEMIRGLQQLGWKKVDVSFHSAFWPFFAHNNIHVKNEWLHNAGTGVVAHVADSIKQQESSSFIAASL from the exons ATGAGTACTACCACTCAGGaaaattttgcatcatccaGGGGAATTGTGAATGGAAGAAATGATCCTGACCatcttcttgttcttgttcACGGCATCTTGGCTAG CCCAAGTGATTGGACATATGTGGAAGCTGAGTTAAAAAGGCGTCTTGGAagaaactttttaatatatg CAAGTTCATCTAACACTTACACCAAAACCTTCACTGGGGTTGATGGAGCTGGAAAGCGATTAGCAGATGAA GTTATGCAAGTTGTGAAAAAGACAGACAGCCTTAAAAAGATCTCCTTTTTAGCCCATTCTCTTGGAGGATTGTTTGCAAGATATGCGGTTGCTGTCCTTTACTCACCAACTCCCTCAGGAAGTGGTGAACCTGTTGATTTGGCTGATTCTAAGATGGCAAACTCTCAAACATTGTTCTTTCCTAGACGAGGTACAATTGCAGGACTTGAGCCAGTCAACTTCATTACCTTGGCAACTCCACATCTTGGGGTGAGAGGGAGAAAGCAG CTTCCATTTCTCTTTGGAGTTCCCATTTTGGAGAAACTTGCTGCTCCTCTAGCTCCAATTTTTGTTGGCCGGACTGGTCGTCAACTGTTTCTGACAGATGGTAAACCCAACAAACCACCCCTGCTTTTGAGAATGGCATCTGATTGTgaagatataaatttttt ATCTGCCCTTGGTGCTTTCAGGGTTCGCATTCTTTATGCAAATGTGTCTTATGATC ATATGGTTGGTTGGCGCACATCCTCAATAAGGAGGGAGACCGAACTTGTGAAG CCTCCTCGTCGATCTTTGGATGGTTACAAGCATGTTGTGGATGTGGAATATTGTCCACCAGTTCCCTCTGATGGGCCACATTTTACTGAAGAAGCAGTCAAGGCAAAGGAGGCAGCACAAAAGGAACCCAGTATGCAACATACTGTGGAATATCATGAAATTGTGGAAG AGGAGATGATACGTGGTTTACAACAATTAGGATGGAAAAAGGTCGATGTCAGCTTTCATTCGGCGTTCTGGCCCTTCTTTGCTCATAACAATATACAT GTGAAAAATGAATGGCTTCACAATGCTGGTACCGGAGTGGTTGCCCATGTTGCAGACAGCATAAAACAACAGGAGTCATCCTCCTTCATTGCCGCTAGCTTGTAG
- the LOC123192569 gene encoding uncharacterized protein LOC123192569 isoform X4: protein MEEMILTIFLFLFTASWLGICCSTSTLNIVNSQLKKSKQNFGRNPSDWTYVEAELKRRLGRNFLIYASSSNTYTKTFTGVDGAGKRLADEVMQVVKKTDSLKKISFLAHSLGGLFARYAVAVLYSPTPSGSGEPVDLADSKMANSQTLFFPRRGTIAGLEPVNFITLATPHLGVRGRKQLPFLFGVPILEKLAAPLAPIFVGRTGRQLFLTDGKPNKPPLLLRMASDCEDINFLSALGAFRVRILYANVSYDHMVGWRTSSIRRETELVKPPRRSLDGYKHVVDVEYCPPVPSDGPHFTEEAVKAKEAAQKEPSMQHTVEYHEIVEEEMIRGLQQLGWKKVDVSFHSAFWPFFAHNNIHVKNEWLHNAGTGVVAHVADSIKQQESSSFIAASL from the exons ATGGAAGAAATGATCCTGACCatcttcttgttcttgttcACGGCATCTTGGCTAGGTATATGTTGTTCAACTTCCACTCTCAACATAGTCAATTCCCAATTGAAGaagtcaaaacaaaattttggaagaaa CCCAAGTGATTGGACATATGTGGAAGCTGAGTTAAAAAGGCGTCTTGGAagaaactttttaatatatg CAAGTTCATCTAACACTTACACCAAAACCTTCACTGGGGTTGATGGAGCTGGAAAGCGATTAGCAGATGAA GTTATGCAAGTTGTGAAAAAGACAGACAGCCTTAAAAAGATCTCCTTTTTAGCCCATTCTCTTGGAGGATTGTTTGCAAGATATGCGGTTGCTGTCCTTTACTCACCAACTCCCTCAGGAAGTGGTGAACCTGTTGATTTGGCTGATTCTAAGATGGCAAACTCTCAAACATTGTTCTTTCCTAGACGAGGTACAATTGCAGGACTTGAGCCAGTCAACTTCATTACCTTGGCAACTCCACATCTTGGGGTGAGAGGGAGAAAGCAG CTTCCATTTCTCTTTGGAGTTCCCATTTTGGAGAAACTTGCTGCTCCTCTAGCTCCAATTTTTGTTGGCCGGACTGGTCGTCAACTGTTTCTGACAGATGGTAAACCCAACAAACCACCCCTGCTTTTGAGAATGGCATCTGATTGTgaagatataaatttttt ATCTGCCCTTGGTGCTTTCAGGGTTCGCATTCTTTATGCAAATGTGTCTTATGATC ATATGGTTGGTTGGCGCACATCCTCAATAAGGAGGGAGACCGAACTTGTGAAG CCTCCTCGTCGATCTTTGGATGGTTACAAGCATGTTGTGGATGTGGAATATTGTCCACCAGTTCCCTCTGATGGGCCACATTTTACTGAAGAAGCAGTCAAGGCAAAGGAGGCAGCACAAAAGGAACCCAGTATGCAACATACTGTGGAATATCATGAAATTGTGGAAG AGGAGATGATACGTGGTTTACAACAATTAGGATGGAAAAAGGTCGATGTCAGCTTTCATTCGGCGTTCTGGCCCTTCTTTGCTCATAACAATATACAT GTGAAAAATGAATGGCTTCACAATGCTGGTACCGGAGTGGTTGCCCATGTTGCAGACAGCATAAAACAACAGGAGTCATCCTCCTTCATTGCCGCTAGCTTGTAG
- the LOC123192571 gene encoding 14-3-3 protein 9-like, giving the protein MTKEREDFVYIAKLAEQAERYEEMVDAMKKVANLDVELTVEERNLLSVGYKNMIGAGRASWRILLSIEQKEETKGKDQNVKITKAYRQKVESELTNICTDIMCVLDEHLIPSCKGGESTVFYYKMKGDYFRYLAEFKAGEEKKEVAEQSMKAYQTASTTAEAELSPTHPIRLGLALNYSVFYYEIMNDPERACHFAKQAFDEAIVELDTLSEESYKDSTLIMQLLRDNLTLWISDMPEDGVEDAQKMDISQSGDGQE; this is encoded by the exons ATGACCAAAGAAAGAGAGGACTTTGTTTACATCGCCAAGCTTGCTGAGCAAGCTGAACGCTACGAAG AAATGGTTGATGCTATGAAGAAAGTGGCGAATCTGGACGTAGAACTGACGGTAGAGGAGCGAAATCTTCTCTCAGTTGGGTACAAGAACATGATTGGTGCAGGTAGAGCGTCTTGGAGGATTCTCTTATCAATTGAGCAAAAAGAAGAGACAAAAGGGAAAGATCAGAATGTCAAAATTACTAAGGCGTATAGGCAAAAGGTAGAAAGTGAGTTAACGAATATTTGCACTGACATTATGTGTGTGCTTGATGAGCATTTGATTCCATCCTGCAAGGGCGGTGAATCCACTGTGTTCTATTATAAAAT GAAAGGAGATTATTTTAGGTATTTGGCTGAGTTCAAGGCTGGTGAGGAAAAGAAAGAGGTTGCTGAGCAGTCAATGAAAGCATATCag ACAGCCTCCACGACAGCAGAAGCTGAATTATCTCCTACCCATCCCATCAGACTGGGTTTGGCCTTGAACTACTCAGtcttttattatgaaattatgaatgatccTGAAAG GGCATGCCACTTTGCAAAGCAGGCTTTTGATGAAGCTATTGTGGAATTGGATACATTAAGTGAGGAATCTTATAAAGACAGCACTTTAATTATGCAGCTATTACGAGACAACCTCACTTTGTGGATTTCTGATATGCCAGAGGATGGAG TGGAAGATGCCCAGAAGATGGACATCTCTCAATCTGGTGATGGGCAAGAGTAA
- the LOC123192572 gene encoding dof zinc finger protein DOF1.5-like produces MAGHENGIKLFGTTITLQGQQKLKQESKDGGGAEAKRPDKIIPCPRCESMETKFCYFNNYNVNQPRHFCKGCQRYWTAGGALRNVPVGAGRRKTKPPDRGGHAGFPEGCLFDGSGEVHQLELDGVVVQEWHVAAHGNFQHVFPVKRRRSNSGGQPY; encoded by the coding sequence ATGGCCGGCCATGAAAATGGCATCAAGCTCTTTGGAACTACAATTACGTTGCAAGGTCAACAAAAGCTCAAACAAGAAAGCAAAGATGGTGGTGGAGCTGAGGCTAAAAGGCCTGACAAAATCATACCTTGTCCCAGATGCGAGAGCATGGAGACCAAgttttgttatttcaataattacaATGTTAACCAACCTAGACATTTCTGCAAAGGCTGCCAGAGATACTGGACTGCCGGTGGGGCTCTCCGGAATGTCCCCGTGGGTGCCGGCCGCCGGAAAACCAAACCACCTGATCGCGGGGGGCATGCCGGGTTCCCTGAAGGGTGTTTGTTCGATGGTTCGGGTGAGGTGCACCAGCTTGAGTTGGATGGGGTGGTGGTGCAAGAGTGGCACGTGGCGGCTCATGGGAATTTTCAACATGTATTTCCGGTGAAACGGCGACGGAGCAACTCAGGTGGTCAAccttattga